gcaTCCTGGCACAGATGCTGCTGCGGACGGGGGGcagcaaaacattaaaaaaaaaaaaatcagtttaagAGTATATATTTAGAATAGTTTCACTGTTTTACATTGCTGTTAGACAGCCCTTTCCAACAGGGACCTGAGGCCATCCTCTCttgaccagactccattgacaaaaacagtcattttacctcacagagcataGGGGTTTGCTGTGTTACCGCTGCCTCAAATAAATTATCTAACACActagtttggatccaaattagCCGTTTAAAGCATCAATgatacacaacaacacaaacaaactacacgatgaaggcagcggtagacgagcatctcctgtgttctggaaggtaaaaatagtgtttttgttaatggagtctggtggctttcatTAgcgaagacaaagagagaacagTTTCAGTTCTCCAGTGAAAGGGCAGTCTGAcggcaatgtaaagcagtgacaGTATTCTAAATATAGAGTACACCTGAAGTGATACTGATTTTTTGGACGCAAAAGCACATTTCCTGCTGcgccgtccacagcagtacttCGCTCAGCATCTGTGCCTCATACAACCCTAGTTCAAATAATCCCAACTGTCCCTTTAAGGTGAACACATGCTTCTGCAGTAGCTACAGTCTGGCATTGTGATACGAAGAGCAAACCCGCCCAGGCTGCGGTCTCCCCTCACCTTTAGCATCCAGCTCAGACAGCGGTCCTCCCATGAGGCTCTTTTTCTTGTCGTTGGCTCGCGCTCCTTCCCGTTGCTCCTCCAGCAGATCTTCCTGCGCCCACCGCTGAGAGTAGTGTTTCCCCAGTGCCGGGATCTACAGCGAACACAGGCGGCACCGAAGCTCGACTCACATTTCAAATGACACAATGAAAACACTCAGATCTGCGGCCGCGCAAAACAACTACTGAACATACTTTAAAATACTCCGCTTCATCCTCCGGAGGTTTCAGAAGCTCCTCTAGCAATCGGATCTCTTCATTTGTGATATCAGCACAATATGGCTCAACTGACGcccaaaatctgaaataaaaaaagagaaataaatacaagGAGCAAAACATAAATGACACCACCTTAATCTGAGGAGCTGTTGTTGCTGACCTGTTGGGTGCGTCGTTTTTAGGAGTGCGGGGAATGTCTTGTGGGTCGTCTGTGAATTCATACTCTTGGACTTTAGGCTGCAGATTCTTGGATTTGGGTCTGCCGGGACCTGGACCCGGCCCGTGGCCGCCTTTGCCCTCCAACTTCTGCTTCTTTGGTTTGTGGCGAGAGGAAGCAGCAGGGTCCGGGTCTTTTCCCAGCTTCAGAAAGCGCTTATCGCCCTTCTTGTCCTGCCAGTCAGTGAGGatctgcagaagaaaaaaaaggggcaTTTATTGTAACACCTGTCTTACTCTGGGGGTCACAGCCACAGGTAGGTGACCTGGGgtgaggaaggatggaggggggggaggTTCTCTCCCACctgtctctgctcctccagggcTCGCAGGCGGCGGCTGGCCGAGGACAGGAGcgtctccagctccagctgcaggGTGTCCAGCTCCTCGATGCCGATGCCATCGTCCTCCGAGCGGCCGAGCACAGCAGTGTAGCGGGGACACACCTTCACGTGCTCGACGGGCTTGAAGTCGTAGTATTTCAGTGGGGGGCAGTCCTTCAACTCACTCATGGTGCTGGGAGAGCTGGCAGAGTCTGGAGGGACCGATACATGAGGACAGAGATGTGTGAAGCTGTGATTATTActgtctcacaaacacacacacacacacacacacacacacacacacacacacacacacacacatatatacgcactcacacacacacacttatatatatacacacacacagacttatatatacacacacacacacatacatacatataggcctatatatatatatatatatatacacacacacagacttacacacacacacacacacacacacatacatatatacacacacacacacgcacacacacatacatatatacacacacacacacagacttttatatacacacacacacgcgcgcgcgcgcaccCAAACACACGCAGGTCTGCTTCATCGGTCTCCAGCTCGCTGGGCCCAAAGTGCCCAAATCTACCCTCAAACTTTAATTACCGCCGCTGTGATCTCACGATTTTGCGCACAACGTTTGATAAGAAGCAGTTTGAGACATTACAGTCTTTAAATGGTACAAATCTAGATCACATATTTAAATCTTTTGATGTTTAAGAGCACCCATATTTACCGTCAGTGAATGGCCTCCATGATGGAAACAACCATTGCGAttgcagggaggagggggggggttacacTCAAGAGAAATTATGGCATATTTTCGACATTATTTAAGATTTTGAAGAGCATAATAAAAGTACACAACCATAAAAATAACTGTAAAATCGTTGTTAAGTCTTATAATTTACCACAACAAACAAACCGTAGTTAATAATTCGTTAGCCTAATCCTAGAATGGTATAGGCGGAGCAAACCATTTTGTACCAAGGCACATAAAGACATGTATTACCGCCAAACCCGTGTTTTAGCCATTTAACCGGGTTTTATGTTGATTAAAGAGATGTTATTTAAcatcttttattaaaaaatacagattataAAGGCTCCAAACGAGTCGTGTACCAACGGTCACCGAGCAACATGTCTCCTGCTCACTGAGCGGAATGGACGCGCCGTCGGGTATGCTCGTTTTACACAAAAAGAACCTCCCCCGGGCGGAGCGATATGTGAAAACAGCGACGTTAAAGGAGCTAGGTGTAAAAAAGAAGCGCACCCAGTCTGTTCTAGGCGATGTAGGATTCACGGAAGAGGAGTCCCAGGCGTGGCTGAGGAACTTCCGTCTTCTACAGCACAAAAATGGTAAGTCTGCCAGACCTAAtgtatctttatttttcatattttacccATTTATCTCGGCTAACTGATGCTACACTCGAGGTAGGATTAGCCTGCTAGCTTAGTGTTCCCCTCAGACGGGGTTTCCGGTTTGCTGCAGAGAGGACGGGCATCCTTGATACGGTTTGCAGAAACTAAAGTCATTGAGCTgagctgtcttttcctctcgggcccccttttttttcttcttcttcttctccttcctcggTACTTTAGCTGTCAGCTCTCATGAAGCTCTGTTGTGGGAAAGCTGTGACAAAAGTGATGCAAATGGATGTAAATAATTTGGATGATCTGCAGCCACCTGAAAGCTTCTCATCCACTCATTTTACTGCAAGAAAACCATCCAGGTCGGAAGCAGAACCCTCTCATCTACATCCAGATTGATTTGCATCAGGTTATTGCTGGTTAACATCATGTTTTTCTCCCTAAAGTGGCTGTTAGTAGTTGTGTCTTGTAACATATTGAGGTGTCAAACTGGAGTGGGGTTGAATTGCATCCCTGCAGACAGCTGATTGTGGTTCCTGATCAAACCCTGACCTCACAGGCCTGACcctgctggagaggagaggaggggttCAGTTTGCTCCTGatctgaaataacaaataaccttcccttatttttattattattattattattccctCCTCAGACAGCGACTCTGCGCCCCTACTTGAACGCCGTGAGGGCCACCCTGCAGGCGGCCCTCTGTCTGGAGAACTTCTCCTCTCAGGTGGTGGAGCGTCACAACAAGCCAGAGGTGGAGGTCAGGTATGTTCAGTGGGGTGTGTTTCACTGGTTGTCCTCCTGCTTTGCTTCctcctgtatttttttttttacttttccagCCCTTGAGCTGTTTGCAGATCGTCCTCAGCTGTCACACGAGTGTGGACTTGTGCAAACCTGCATAAGAAAATCTaggaggggagggaaaaaatgaCAGAAGCAAGGGCAAGGCTGTGAAATTAGCCAGCAGGGACAGGCTGCAGCGTGTTTGCGGGTGTCTTTGAAATACAATGTGAAGATtaagagttttatttttaatatatgctctatatacattatatatgctaatgtgtgtatgtggtatGTTACTATTTTTATTGTACGGAatcgttttttttgttttgtgtgtttttgtgttacaaaaaaagggaaaaacatcaataacatgtttttttactgatgtttttcccttttttttcttttttgttactCATCCTGGGCTCGtatcttgaaaaaaaaagtcctaaaaacacgtaaaaagaaaagaaaaccacagGAGTTTTATAACATTGCACCAAAACTTCGAAGGTTCTGTGTAGAGCCATGCGGGGCACGATGCCGCCTCTCGGAAGTGTCTGTAGTTTAAAACCGAGTGggtctgtctgtatctgtgacGTGCGGATTGCGCTGTGGTTCCAGGAGCAGTaaggagctgctgcttcagcctGTGGTGATCAGCCGTAACGACAAGGAGAAAGTCCTCATCGAGGGATCCATCAACTCTGTCAGAGTCAGCATTGCTGTCAAACAGGTGAGTAAAGTCAGCAGGGGTTTTAGGTGCTTTGTGGTCAGTTCTTAATTTCTTTTGCAGTCTAATAATATTACTAAAAATAAATGCTGATTTGTCGCTGCAGGCTGATGAGATCGAGAAGATCCTGTGCCACAAGTTCATGCGCTTCATGATGATGAGAGCGGAGAACTTCTTCATTCTCAGGAGGAAACCAGTAGAGGTGAGCGGCACCGAGGTGGACGGGGAATCTGGCTCCTGTGTAATAAGAtaaaagaaggagggaggatacaaataaaaagtggaaaatcCCTCAATATTTACATCGTACATTCCTCAGCAGTGCAGTTAAATAAGTGACTGTGACTCTGATTCGCTTCTTTTTAATCTCCTCTGATTTCAGGGATATGATATTAGCTTCTTGATTACCAACTTCCACACGGAGCAGATGtacaaacacaagctggtggacTTTGTCATCCACTTCATGGAGGAGATCGACAAGGAGATCAGCGAGATGAAGCTGTCCGTTAACGCCCGGGCCCGTATCGTCGCCGAGGAATTCCTCAAGAACgtaagaagtgttttttttttattgtaaaagacagaaatgacgACAGGGGAGATAATTCTGACCTCCTGTCTCCACAGTTCTGACGACACTGTCGTCCTCACAACCCGGGAAAACGCTCCGAGGGCCAATCAGCACGAGAGTGGAGAACTAAAGGAGTAAACAGCCAATCAGcgaggagatgagaggaacgTGACGCGACGACACCCTTTGCACCTGCCTCGAGTATATCCGTGTACTCATGACTATCAATGACTGtatataatgaaatatttaccaGTTTCATTTTCAGCCACTTAGAACAAATCCCCAAACAAAGGCGGGTCCTTAAAGTATTAACCGAGTTGATAGCCATGAATACACGGGCGCCGAGGACGTGTGGCTGCAAATTAAACGGCCAGGTTTTTGTATTATGTGTACGTGAGTCCGTCTGTTCTGTCACTGTCGTTTCAAATTTCTCCGTTCAGGAAACCCAAATGTTTGAGGGGAAAAGTCGTCTGTGCACGCGGTGCAAGAGCTGTCTGTGAAGACGCTCCCAAACCCCGTGTATGAACATAATAAAACTCTGttgtttgtacttttttttggtGCTGTGTCATTCACGGTGAGCGGTCGTGCCTATAAATGGGATTTTTCTGCTGTGAGGAAGTTGACTTCAGCTTTTTTGGCCGCATTAATCACACTGTTACTGTTTCAGCTGTCAGGAAGGGGAAGTGACAACCTTcatgctgcagtgtgacagtgtgtgaacCACTTCTGTTCAcatttaataatcatttaacCAGAAATTACATCCAGAAGAGAAGAAAGTCACGTTTTTAAAAATTCCCCTGTATTTATTTGCTCATTCACAGCCTCCCTGCAGAGTAACTTTACTGATGTGATAATGGTAGATGgaggtttgtttatttgttaaagCCACTTTGGGAGTTCAGATGAGGAGCAGTACAGGTGCTGGAAAACCTTAAAAGTGCTTGAGTTTCAAGGTTTTAGAAGTTTTTAATGAAGTGTTTGAATCAAGTTGAAATTCTGATTTCATTCATACAATAAATCACAATCTGACGGAATAATTTGgtttttataaaaagaaaatgagtaaGTGGGAGAGGACCTGACTGATTTGAATGTATGTTGTATGTACGACAGCCGTTAGGTgctggaaaagcttgaaaatgcACCTTGAGTAtccttgaaaagtgcttgagcTCGACTTAGGAGAAGGTGATGAAGTTATCTCCTCCCATGTGTTTTCATGGCGTCGTCCCAGTTCTCCTGTTTGATTCTGATCCTGCAGCCTCCACCCGTCCCTCGTTTCAGGGGAcggagagacggaggaggatCGTCGTTCTCAACAAATAACACCTTTTACCTTTTTCTGACAGTTTAATAACTGGTAGATTAATCAAAAATGATAATCAACACAGCCCTGATTAATAATCAAACCCATAATGAGAGAAATAACGAGAGGCTGGTGTataaaaatagcatttttttttattatagtgGAGTTCGGACTTACATTTTAAAGTCGTGACCCAAATCAACACAAACACCTTTGAGCTAATTGTGTgtgctaagtgtgtgtgtgtgcagaaatcATCCATGAAGAAAGCCACGATCTCATTTCACCCATCAGCACAAAACTGAAGTGTTTCCATCACAGAAAACCTGatattcattcactcactcgctcgctcgctcaTCACCACATAATAGTCTAAATAGTAAAAGGTTTTTAGTATTGATTTCCAAGTAGGTTTGTAACCTTCAAATTGCACATCATCACTGAAGACACCTTCACATGAAACAATGATTGCACAGTACAGTAACATGTCGGACACGTTCACGCCACCATTTGATGAAACCGCGTGATTAATACTTAAAATATAGTTCAGTAACCTTCGGTGTTAATTATACGgctgcacaaataaacacacactgaatataAAGGAACAAACGAAGAGGAAGCTGCTGCCAGTCCAGAGTTTAAAATCCCCTCTTGTGGCTGTTTAATAACCTGAAGGGCTTTAAAATCTGAACACACGTCAGCTCCTTCAAGTCGCTTTAAAAAAAGACGGACACGAGGGTTACAGTGAGAtagaggtgtgtgtctgtctgtgtgtgtgggtggaggtgatggaggaggaagtgaaataACCAGAAGAGTCCGTCAGaagatgggggtgggggggtgggggagttCAGACTGCAGCAGGCCGTCAGAGGTGAGCGGGGA
This region of Pempheris klunzingeri isolate RE-2024b chromosome 2, fPemKlu1.hap1, whole genome shotgun sequence genomic DNA includes:
- the tada3l gene encoding transcriptional adapter 3, producing the protein MSELKDCPPLKYYDFKPVEHVKVCPRYTAVLGRSEDDGIGIEELDTLQLELETLLSSASRRLRALEEQRQILTDWQDKKGDKRFLKLGKDPDPAASSRHKPKKQKLEGKGGHGPGPGPGRPKSKNLQPKVQEYEFTDDPQDIPRTPKNDAPNRFWASVEPYCADITNEEIRLLEELLKPPEDEAEYFKIPALGKHYSQRWAQEDLLEEQREGARANDKKKSLMGGPLSELDAKDVDSLLKKSESQHESPEDGCPFGPLTQRLLQALVEENIISPMEDSPIPDISGKDANDGAGTSPRSQGKAFSVPHTRSLEARIKEELVAQGLLDSEERPGPGGDSEDEVLAELQKRQAELKALSAHNRARKQELLRLAKEEMRKQELRQRVRVSDNEVMEGFRRIMAARQKKRTPTKKEKDQAWKALKERESILKLLDG
- the arpc4l gene encoding actin related protein 2/3 complex, subunit 4, like — translated: MTATLRPYLNAVRATLQAALCLENFSSQVVERHNKPEVEVRSSKELLLQPVVISRNDKEKVLIEGSINSVRVSIAVKQADEIEKILCHKFMRFMMMRAENFFILRRKPVEGYDISFLITNFHTEQMYKHKLVDFVIHFMEEIDKEISEMKLSVNARARIVAEEFLKNF